From one Pristis pectinata isolate sPriPec2 chromosome 12, sPriPec2.1.pri, whole genome shotgun sequence genomic stretch:
- the LOC127576473 gene encoding immunoglobulin kappa light chain-like — protein sequence MAPPAFCQSVTQSPTAINGMVCQSVTITCRFHPGITGTYRFQTGRFFRVTQPGSERQQITSRGRFVVRSNRNEMTFSLEIRDLRVEDSATYYCQTEYSVIIRSWNTYNKDGTGTTVTVTADSISPGSQSPVQPSTADETVTLSCEYTGFCPYTLHWYRQFPGEAPIFLLQRHTSGEQDTENAAVGRISASLDAGKKISQLTISEVKQSDAAVYYCVLTSRTAH from the exons ATGGCTCCCC CCGCCTTCTGTCAATCCGTGACCCAAAGCCCGACAGCCATTAACGGGATGGTGTGTCAGTCTGTCACCATCACTTGCCGTTTCCATCCTGGTATCACTGGTACATACCGTTTTCAAACTGGACGGTTCTTCAGGGTGACCCAGCCCGGGTCAGAGCGCCAGCAGATCACCAGCAGAGGACGGTTTGTTGTGAGGAGCAACAGAAACGAGATGACTTTCTCGTTGGAAATTCGTGATCTGAGAGTTGAAGACAGCGCCACCTATTACTGTCAAACTGAGTACAG CGTCATTATACGAAGT TGGAATACTTATAATAAGGACGGAACAGGGACGACAGTGACCGTCACAGCTG ATTCCATTTCCCCGGGGTCTCAGAGTCCTGTTCAACCATCTACTGCTGACGAAACCGTCACTTTAAGCTGCGAATATACCGGGTTCTGTCCTTACACTCTACACTGGTATCGGCAGTTCCCAGGAGAAGCACCGATTTTCCTACTTCAGAGACACACTTCAGGAGAGCAGGATACGGAAAATGCAGCGGTAGGACGAATTTCCGCGTCTCTGGATGctggaaagaaaatcagccagtTAACGATCTCCGAAGTGAAGCAGAGCGACGCGGCTGTGTATTACTGTGTACTGACTTCGCGCACAGCACACTGA